In Muribaculum gordoncarteri, the genomic window CCACAAAAGGCTTCTTCGACACATATTTGTATGTGTTGGCGGTAAAATCCTTGTATTCCTTTGCAAGAAGATAAAGGGAGCTTGCGGTGGACGATATTGCGGCGGCAAGCACGACGTATGAGTATACGTTGTTGAGCCTTGTGTCGAGCGTCGAGCGAACATCGTTGAACTTCTCCGCTCCCTTTGTGACAAGTGACTGCTCGCCGAAGCTGGTGGCTATACGGGCGAGGGCCTGATCCTCGTCCTTCTTCACCGCCTTGTGGAGTGCCATAAGGGCCTCGAATGTCGGGAGGTCTTTGGGGAAGTCGAAGGCGAGTGACTTAAAGGGAAGAAGCATTGCAATCAGTATAATGACCGGGAACTTTTGCGCTGTCATATAATCACTGTTTAATTATATTAAGCCCGTTCCAGTTGAGAATGAGCATACCGACCTGATTCTGCATCACCTTCATGTTGGCCCAGCCCTCCGGGTCTATCGCGAAAAGAAGGTCATCCTTTGTGGCATATTGCGCCATCGCCATCATAGCCTGCACCTTGTAGCGAATCTCCAGGAGGTCGGTATATATCTTGTTGGCTACCGTCAGCCTGTCGTAGCGGTCAAGGAAGTTGTAGCCGTCGGACTTGGTTTCGGCGGTGGCCGCTCCTTTGAGCGGGTTCCTCACCTTGCCGTTGTTGACTATGTTGATGAAGTCGGCCACAAGCTGCTGCGTCTGTGCCGTGAGGTTGCCGAGTTCGTTAAGGCACAGGGCCTTATTCGCGAAATCGGCCTTTCCTACGGTCTTTACCAATTCCGGCACACTCCTGACAATATCGAAGGCGCACAGCCCTATCTCCACATAATATTTGCTCTCGGTGCCGAAGCCGGATATGTTCTCCATCGTCACCTTGTAAAGCTCGGTGATTGTCGCCATGCTCACGGTGTACTGCTCCAGCTTGTTCTGCTTGGATGATATGGAGTCGAGCCTCTTGTTGTGCTGATCCTCTATCGCCTTTTGCGTCGCGAGGTTGGTCGTCACCGCTTTTAGGCAGTAAGGGTCAATCACCACTTTCCATGCCGAGGCGGAATGAACGGCCAACAATATAGCCGTCGTAGCCAATAGATTGCGCATAAGGCATTGTGAATTTCCGTTTGTCATTGATTTTCCCATAGCGTCATTACTTTTTGGTGTTGGTTGACTTTCCGGGCGAAATCGAGGTATTTCGCGATTCCGGTTTTCTTGCGGTCTATCTCGATACGGGTGATTGCCTCCTGCATGGTGCCGTAGTGGGCGAGATAGATTTTCAAGGCCTCTTTTTCGGATCGCTCTGTCGTATAGGCCCAGTAACATTCCGGCGGCTCCTCGACACCGAACACGTCCGAGTTCTGGCCCCGGCATATCCACACCTCCTTGAAGTAGTTGCGACCCTCCTTGTTGTTGAGGGCGTTGATGGTGAATATCTGCTGCTTCTGTATGGGGGTCAGTCCGAGAATGGCCGCTATGTCGTCGTATCTGTCCTTGAACTTGGACTGGTCAAGCAGTATCTTCACGTCAGAATTGTTGATAATTGCCTCCTTGACAATCGGGGAGTCTATCACATCGTTAAGCTCTTGAGTGACAACCCCGGCGATACCGTGAAATTTCCTGACGGTCTTGTAGAGAAACTTGATATACTCGGCCATTGTGGGTGAGGCTATTGCTTTCCACGCCTCTTCGATTATAAGAGCCTTGCGCCCTTTCTTGATACGCATTTTCTGGAGAAACACGTCCATTATTATGAGCACCACGATAGGGAAAAGAACGGGGTCATCCTTAATCTTGTCGATTTCAAAGACTATGAAACGCTCGTCGAAAAGGTTTGCGTCTATGTCGGAGTTAAGCGTCATCTCCAGCTCGCCGCCACGGTAGAACTGCTTGAGTATCGCCGCGAAGTCGCGTATGTCGAAATGTATCTTTTCAAGAGAGGTTATCTGCGGTATGCGTTCAAGGGCGAACTCGTAATAGGAGTTGAACGACAGGCTTCTGACTTTAAGCCTGCGTTTCTGTTCCTCGATATGGTCGATCTGTTTGTCAATCTTCACAAGCATTGATGCCTCATAGAGTTCCTTCTTGTAAACCTCTATCTTGTTGGCCGCCTTTTCTTTCTCTGCCGGGGTAGATGCCCTGTCAAGCACCACGGCGCGGAAGGCGCGGCACTGGCGTATCAGTTTCAGCCTCCGTTCCTCCGAGGGAAGCACGAGGGCCTTGCTCTCTATCTGAGCCGGAGGTTCCGGACTGCTTATCTGTTCCTCTATGTCGTCCATCTTTTCGGCGTACCTGTCGTAGTCGTTCTCCATTTTGGCAGCTACAAGGAGCTTCTGCCTCAGGCCGTCGCGCTCATCGGGAGTGAATGAGTCGAATGGGTGGAAGTAAGCCTCGTAATATTCCACGATGGTCTGGTTGACAAGCATATCCTCAATTTTAGACGGGGCTTCGCTACCCTTGAAAATCAGGAATATAAGCGATTTGAGAAAGTTTTTCTTCTCGCCGAAATTGAGGTCGTATTCCTCCCTCGTCACCTTAAACGGGTTCATCGAGATTGGTTTCTCCTTTGAGTAGCTTATATATGTGCCTCCGAAATAGCCGCATATACCCTCGTAGGAATCGCCCGTATCGACCATCACCACGTCCGTGTCCTGTTCCAACAACTGACGCACGACGCTGTTCATGTGGAAACTCTTGCCGCTGCCCGAAGGCCCGATGCAGAAGAAGTTGGCGTTGTCGGTCATCTTTAACTTGCCCTCCTTGCCGGTTATGTCGATGCACACCGGTAGCCCCCGGCGGTCGGTGTAATAGGTGGTGAGAGGCGTGTCCTCGCATCCTTTGAGGTGTTCCTTGAAAAAGAGGCACAGGGCGGCGTCCGATAACGTGAGGAAGAGGTCGTAGTCGGGGTTGAAGCCATAGGCGTTGCCCGGAAAGGAGTCGATGAAAAGCTCAAGCTGGTTGTAGGCCGTGCGCGACGGCATTATGCCGCACTCGTAGAGCTTGGTTTCGAGGTACGAAGTCACGGGAGTAACCTTGTCCGGGGCGCAGCTCACTATGATGTTGAAGTTTGTATTTACAAGCAATGATGAATCCACAGCCAGGATGTTCAGCACCTCCTCGATGTCAGCCTTGGCGATTTTATTGCTGGGGTCGGGCATCGAGCCGTGACGCTTCGCCTTACCTTGGAGCTTGCGGAGCAGTTTCCGCTGCCCCGGTATCTGCACCACCTGGTTGAACACCACGCAGTCGGCGTGCGGCACCTCAGCGAGAAACGACAGCACGTCGGTGGCTATCGGGTAGCCGTTGACGCTTGTTTCGGTATATGGCCTCACCACCGACGGCAGGTTTATCTCGTCTATATCCACCAGAGGATACGAGCGGATTATGCGGTTCCCTGTCCTGAGATATTCGTCGGAGGCCTTGAAATTGGTCATGGAGAAAGCCCCGTGCCTGAAGTGTAAGGCCATGAAGCGGTGTATGTACTCGGCGACCTCCGGCTTGGAGAGCCTGCGGTGCCGGATACCTTTCTCGGAAAGTATGTCGTCCACCTTTGACACCTTGGAATGAAAGTCGAGCCACCGCTTGGGGTCGTACTGTACGAACTGCCCTTTGGGAGCTTCCTGCGTTATTATGAGATATGTCTTTATCTCGGTGTACCCGCGTCCATCGAAGTATGCGAAATAGCTGCGTGTCAGGTATTCCGCGCCGTCGGGTATCTCGTGGTGGTAGCTCTGGCGGCAGAATATGTCCTGCTTCTGAAGGGCGTACCCTTCGCCGAGGGTCTGCACTATGTTTGCGAGGACATCCTGAAAGAGCATATAACGCTCCGGGTCGGTGCATAGGCGCGGCACCGGATTAGTCATTGAGAATATCACCGAGGGGGAGCCCTTGGCGTCGAACAGCACAACGTCGCCGTCCGTTTCCTCCAGTTGGGCGAATATGCCGTCAAAGACTTTTTTATGCGTTTTTGCCATCTGTCAGCGTTTGAACAGGTTGTGATAAATGAAAATTCCGCGGTCACGTTTCTTGTTGTGGAGTCCGCCGCGCTGTTTGACATAGATTGTCACCAGCCCGACGGCGGCCATGACAAGCATGGCGACAAACCCGGCGAGCTTCCCCAGCGCGATTGAGAACACGATGAATCCCACGAATGACACGCCTATCGCCGCTGCCGCAAGCGTCAGGAAGCGTCCACGGATTCCCATGAACTCCAGTGGTTTCTGTAACCCTTTGAAAACAGGGTAGCCGTCGTTGTATGCCGCCATGAATGTATGGTTTTCCGCTTCCGGCTACTTGAAGAATAGGGGCAACGCCTCACTCAAGGCGATGAACGCGATACATCCGCCGATGGTGAGCATGATGGTTTTCTTCACGTCCTGGTCGCCGTTTTGCATCTTGAAATAGACGTTAAAAGCTCCTACCAAGACAATTACGGCTGCGATTGCCTTCATAAGATTGGAAACCGGGGTCTGGTAGGAGCTGACCTCCTGCGTGGCTTTCGTGAAGCCTGCGGCACCCTTGCTGGCGGCCATAGCGTTGCCGACGGCCACGGTCACGGCGGCGAGCGCGAGCGTGCCCTTGCGGGCGAACCCTGAGCGGCTGAAACGAGCCAACGCCCTCAGGCATTTTGTTTTAATCTTCTGCATTTGCGATGATATTCGTTTTTGAAAAAAGTTATCGGGCGGTAAAGGCAATGCAGGGCGTTAAAGACAGCTTCGGGCGATAAAGGCAGTATTATAAAGAGAGAGTAGAATGGGATTTATTTACATAGTGATAAGTCAGGCCGGTGGCCGGGGCAAGAGTTATGCCGCCTCACACTTATATACAAGATTGTCGAGGTCGTCATATCTACCGGATTCAATGGCATTTTTTGTCTTGCTTATCAGGCTATCTACGGGATAGCCGTTTGTCATTACAGGCTCCTTATACCTGACCGCACCCATATTCTGCGGTACTGTCGTGGGCCGGGAATTGTCGCGATTGATCTCAACTGGTTCAAAACCGCCCGCAAGTCCGGATATGTCAATTTCGGCTTCCTCGTTTTTGGCTTCCTCGGATGCTTTCATTCGTTTTGCGGCCATAATATCCATAGTTACCAGACCTGCATAATATAGAATCAGCAGAATGAACAGCAGCGTTATGATTTGTCCGTATGTCATAGTGTCAGAGCTTTACGCATAGTTTGTTATCTATTGTTTCCCACGGCTCAAAGCTGAGGCCGACGCTTCTTCCGGCATTCTCGCGCCGATGGTCGCGCTCCATTTCCGGATGATAATACATCACATTCTGGCCGCGCTGTACTATATATCCGGCTTTCTTCAAGGCGTGCCGCAACTTTATCCGGTGCTTGTTGGTGACAACCTTTATTCTCGTCAGAGGGGCGAGCCCGAAGATGACGCGCCGTTTCTCCCGGTCGGTAATGTTTCTCCTTATACGTGAGCGTATTCGGTTCTCCTCTCTTTTTGAACGGTTAAGCCCCAGTTTGGAAATGATCCTTGCGACGGAACGTAGGGGGATGCCGGTTTCCAACGCGATTTCAGTATATGAGCGTGAGCTGTAAAGCCCGCGCACTTTTTCAGCGCGCTCCAGCCATTCCGGGTTGATGCCCTTGTCAAGACCAAGCTCATGAGCCTTGTTCGATAATGTCCTGCGGGATACGCCGAGCCGTGCGGCCATAACCGTGTCCGATATAGCCGGGTAGTTCTCCATGAGATAAGTGGTTTCAGCCTCAGTCCAGT contains:
- a CDS encoding TraG family conjugative transposon ATPase — encoded protein: MAKTHKKVFDGIFAQLEETDGDVVLFDAKGSPSVIFSMTNPVPRLCTDPERYMLFQDVLANIVQTLGEGYALQKQDIFCRQSYHHEIPDGAEYLTRSYFAYFDGRGYTEIKTYLIITQEAPKGQFVQYDPKRWLDFHSKVSKVDDILSEKGIRHRRLSKPEVAEYIHRFMALHFRHGAFSMTNFKASDEYLRTGNRIIRSYPLVDIDEINLPSVVRPYTETSVNGYPIATDVLSFLAEVPHADCVVFNQVVQIPGQRKLLRKLQGKAKRHGSMPDPSNKIAKADIEEVLNILAVDSSLLVNTNFNIIVSCAPDKVTPVTSYLETKLYECGIMPSRTAYNQLELFIDSFPGNAYGFNPDYDLFLTLSDAALCLFFKEHLKGCEDTPLTTYYTDRRGLPVCIDITGKEGKLKMTDNANFFCIGPSGSGKSFHMNSVVRQLLEQDTDVVMVDTGDSYEGICGYFGGTYISYSKEKPISMNPFKVTREEYDLNFGEKKNFLKSLIFLIFKGSEAPSKIEDMLVNQTIVEYYEAYFHPFDSFTPDERDGLRQKLLVAAKMENDYDRYAEKMDDIEEQISSPEPPAQIESKALVLPSEERRLKLIRQCRAFRAVVLDRASTPAEKEKAANKIEVYKKELYEASMLVKIDKQIDHIEEQKRRLKVRSLSFNSYYEFALERIPQITSLEKIHFDIRDFAAILKQFYRGGELEMTLNSDIDANLFDERFIVFEIDKIKDDPVLFPIVVLIIMDVFLQKMRIKKGRKALIIEEAWKAIASPTMAEYIKFLYKTVRKFHGIAGVVTQELNDVIDSPIVKEAIINNSDVKILLDQSKFKDRYDDIAAILGLTPIQKQQIFTINALNNKEGRNYFKEVWICRGQNSDVFGVEEPPECYWAYTTERSEKEALKIYLAHYGTMQEAITRIEIDRKKTGIAKYLDFARKVNQHQKVMTLWENQ
- a CDS encoding DUF4133 domain-containing protein is translated as MAAYNDGYPVFKGLQKPLEFMGIRGRFLTLAAAAIGVSFVGFIVFSIALGKLAGFVAMLVMAAVGLVTIYVKQRGGLHNKKRDRGIFIYHNLFKR
- a CDS encoding DUF4134 domain-containing protein translates to MQKIKTKCLRALARFSRSGFARKGTLALAAVTVAVGNAMAASKGAAGFTKATQEVSSYQTPVSNLMKAIAAVIVLVGAFNVYFKMQNGDQDVKKTIMLTIGGCIAFIALSEALPLFFK
- a CDS encoding MarR family transcriptional regulator, which translates into the protein MKRKNWTEAETTYLMENYPAISDTVMAARLGVSRRTLSNKAHELGLDKGINPEWLERAEKVRGLYSSRSYTEIALETGIPLRSVARIISKLGLNRSKREENRIRSRIRRNITDREKRRVIFGLAPLTRIKVVTNKHRIKLRHALKKAGYIVQRGQNVMYYHPEMERDHRRENAGRSVGLSFEPWETIDNKLCVKL